Proteins encoded in a region of the Lepeophtheirus salmonis chromosome 6, UVic_Lsal_1.4, whole genome shotgun sequence genome:
- the LOC121120680 gene encoding uncharacterized protein: MRGIYIGIVLATCVYWSNAQQFAPAPINSQADCQCQCIALSFYDEYGQQQGNCRSTFNGAQWCYVENDGYSSCPDLKRSTRYRGKYYSNHACITLPAYSPECLGFVIYNEGNSGIQNSAPPIAVAGSRGTI; encoded by the exons ATGAGAGGAATATACATTGGAATCGTTTTAGCTACTTGTGTATATTGGTCTAATGCACAACAATTTGCCCCAGCTCCAATTAATAGCCAAGCAGACTGTCAATGCCAATGCATCGCACTCAGCTTCTACGACGAATACGGCCAGCAGCAAGGAAATTGCAGGAG caCGTTCAACGGAGCTCAATGGTGTTATGTTGAGAATGATGGCTACAGTTCGTGCCCCGATCTTAAACGTTCTACACGGTATCGAGGAAAATACTACTCTAATCATGCTTGTATTACCCTTCCTGCATACTCGCCGGAATGTCTTGGTTTTGTTATATACAATGAAGGTAATTCTGGAATACAAAATAGTGCTCCACCAATAGCTGTGGCAGGATCAAGGGGTAccatataa